One genomic segment of Candidatus Edwardsbacteria bacterium includes these proteins:
- a CDS encoding sigma-70 family RNA polymerase sigma factor: protein MPEKQRPEFEEVLDKYGQKLFNLMLRLTGNYHWAQDLTQDVLLIAHREYHKFRGDSDVFTWIYRIAVNHQRRQARKMRVRSWLGFEDVSSDVLSTDITAADPAESSERTKVVARAVSALPEDFKETVVLHYFQDQSCQQIAKIMNCSEGTVKSRLWRGRKILAQKLKGYVSETGV, encoded by the coding sequence ATGCCTGAAAAACAGCGGCCGGAATTTGAAGAAGTACTGGATAAATACGGACAGAAGCTGTTCAACCTGATGCTCCGGCTGACCGGCAACTACCACTGGGCCCAGGATCTGACCCAGGATGTTCTTTTGATAGCCCACCGCGAATACCACAAGTTCCGGGGGGACTCCGATGTCTTCACCTGGATATACCGCATCGCCGTCAACCATCAACGCCGGCAGGCCCGCAAGATGCGGGTCCGAAGCTGGCTGGGCTTCGAGGACGTCTCCAGTGATGTGTTGTCCACCGATATTACGGCTGCCGACCCGGCCGAAAGCAGCGAAAGAACCAAGGTGGTGGCCCGGGCGGTATCCGCCCTGCCGGAGGATTTTAAAGAGACCGTGGTGCTGCATTATTTTCAGGACCAAAGCTGCCAACAGATCGCCAAAATAATGAACTGCTCGGAGGGAACAGTAAAATCCAGACTGTGGCGGGGCCGTAAGATCCTGGCCCAGAAACTAAAAGGTTACGTATCAGAAACAGGAGTGTGA